The sequence below is a genomic window from Fusibacter sp. A1.
AATTCGGTTTCTTCTTCCACATCTTGTTCAACTCCATAAGCATCCATTGGCTCTCTTGCCTGTGAAACTTGATGGTTGTTCCTTATTGATAGTAAATCTTCATTAAAATCTTTACCTATTGGACAGTGCCTTTGCATGTGATAAGATTCATGGTATTTTTCATTGATCTGCTGACATGAAAAATGCCCTGCTTCGTCATTGTCGAGGCAGAGCATAATACTTTTGATTTCTGTATGTTGCTTTAAATAGTAATCCAAAGCTTTATCAGCAACACCACCAAGTGAAATCATGTGGTGACTAAAATTATTTACTTTATGATACTTAAGCAGTGTCAAATAACTCATCAGATCAATTGGTGCTTCAAATACACAAAGGGTATTAGTCTTTCCTTCATAACTAAAGGGAAATGTCTTATCTGAATTTTTGACATCACCCCTGTAGGTTTTACCAGTTGTATTGGTACTTCTAACACTTGCGTATTTGGGTTCCTGATTATCGTCATAGCCAACAAATACACAGCTTTTTTGCTTGTTTTCAAAGAGTTTTTCTTTGTTGATGAAATCATAGACAATGTCTTTATCAATGCCCCTATGAATAATGGTGCCGCTCACCGAGTAGCTGT
It includes:
- a CDS encoding DUF3991 and toprim domain-containing protein — translated: MSGTIIHRGIDKDIVYDFINKEKLFENKQKSCVFVGYDDNQEPKYASVRSTNTTGKTYRGDVKNSDKTFPFSYEGKTNTLCVFEAPIDLMSYLTLLKYHKVNNFSHHMISLGGVADKALDYYLKQHTEIKSIMLCLDNDEAGHFSCQQINEKYHESYHMQRHCPIGKDFNEDLLSIRNNHQVSQAREPMDAYGVEQDVEEETEL